TCCAGCGTCATAGCCTTACGGGCTGCCCCCTCTTGCCTGACTCGATGATCGCCTCGAGTATCTTAACGTTATCCACGCCGTCCTCGACCGTGATGGCGGGCTCCGAGCGGCCGAGAACACAGGAGATGAAGTGGCGATCGGCCTCTACGAGGAAGCCGCTTGCAACGCCGTGAGACTTCCTCAGCTTGGCGAGGTGAGGGTACGTGTAGCTGGTGCTTGCCACGCTGATCGACTCCCTCTCGGTATCAACGTGGACTGCCCCCCTCGTGCAGACGAGCTCCAGCTTGAAGTCGAAAATCGAGGGGGAGCTTTCGGGGAGCACCCAGCTGCTCTCAAGCACGGCGAAACCTTCGTCGAACTTCAGGATAGCAGCGAAGGCATCGGGTGTCCCCAGATCGCTGAGCAGCTTGGTCACCGACGTTGCGTACACTTCCCTCACGGGCTGGTTGAAGTACCAGCGCGCTAAATCGACTGTGTGGCTCATGAGGAAGAAGGCGACGCTGGTCTTCGAAGCCCAGCTCAACATCCTCCTCGGCACGTACAGAGTGTCGCTCAGCCTGATGTACGCGTGAATTGGGGACCCGAGCTCGCCCCGTTGCAGCAGCTCCTTCACGTATACGAACGGGGGGTTGAACCGGTTCTCGAAGTTCACCAGCAGAAGTACACCCCTCCTTCTAGCTTCGTCAGCCATCGCTTGTGCCTCAGCGAGGCTCGTAGCCATCGGCTTCTCCACCAGCACGTGCTTACCTGCTCTCAGAGCCGCCATCACAGGTTCAAAATGGAGGTGGTCAGGCGTTGCTACAACTACCGCATCCACCCCGGATCTTTCGCATAACTCCTCTGCACTGCCGTAGAACTCGGGCACGCCTTGCTCGGAGGCTACAAGCTTGGCCTTCTGTCTATCAACGTCCGC
This genomic interval from Thermofilaceae archaeon contains the following:
- a CDS encoding Gfo/Idh/MocA family oxidoreductase, with product MGKVRVGVVGLGNQGLLHLEALRHVPEAEIVAVADVDRQKAKLVASEQGVPEFYGSAEELCERSGVDAVVVATPDHLHFEPVMAALRAGKHVLVEKPMATSLAEAQAMADEARRRGVLLLVNFENRFNPPFVYVKELLQRGELGSPIHAYIRLSDTLYVPRRMLSWASKTSVAFFLMSHTVDLARWYFNQPVREVYATSVTKLLSDLGTPDAFAAILKFDEGFAVLESSWVLPESSPSIFDFKLELVCTRGAVHVDTERESISVASTSYTYPHLAKLRKSHGVASGFLVEADRHFISCVLGRSEPAITVEDGVDNVKILEAIIESGKRGQPVRL